In a genomic window of Muntiacus reevesi chromosome 1, mMunRee1.1, whole genome shotgun sequence:
- the C1H12orf42 gene encoding LOW QUALITY PROTEIN: uncharacterized protein C12orf42 homolog (The sequence of the model RefSeq protein was modified relative to this genomic sequence to represent the inferred CDS: deleted 1 base in 1 codon; substituted 1 base at 1 genomic stop codon), whose product MANRRLLYVHQYSNPRPPAAGIASFKEESHGEVSPSPTPSSEWEETPLIFTVRQNMNREARGTPKRTWGSLFLEQXMTKTCVQAHSVNPLHLEAKQAKLFNSMADPVLEHSTKTVVAVFMEIHLLPYIILEERTDSQSRLPGAPGNPVRIGAVAMAPKLLPKHPHPGPRPRKRPGTDASFHRSLAGAPLPGFASTPTHLPSKRLIKVWSFPTPAHTRFHTVRSQAPPRPGVNAHLR is encoded by the exons ATGGCAAATAGAAGACTGCTCTACGTTCACCAGTACAGCaaccccaggcctcctgctgcCGGTATAGCTTCTTTCAAAGAAGAAAGCCATGGAGAAGTGAGCCCCTCCCCAACACCATCCAGTGAGTGGGAAGAGACCCCACTCATCTTTACTGTCAGGCAAAACATGAACAGGGAAGCCAGAGGCACACCCAAACGGACCTGGGGTAGTTTATTTCTAGAACAGTGAATGACAAAAACGTGTGTTCAGGCCCACTCGGTAAACCCTTTGCACCTGGAGGCC AAACAAGCAAAATTATTTAACTCAATGGCAGATCCTGTTCTAGAACATTCTACAAAAACTGTAGTTGCCGTTTTCATGGAAATCCACTTGTTGCCATATATTATATTGGAGGAGAGAACAG ATTCCCAAAGCCGGCTCCCAGGCGCGCCCGGAAATCCAGTCCGAATAGGCGCAGTTGCCATGGCACCTAAGTTGCTCCCCAAGCATCCTCATCCCGGCCCCCGCCCCAGGAAA CGGCCGGGGACAGACGCCTCCTTCCACCGCAGTCTGGCAGGAGCGCCGCTTCCTGGATTTGCTAGTACTCCTACCCATCTCCCCTCCAAGAGGTTAATCAAGGTTTGGTCCTTCCCCACTCCCGCCCATACGCGTTTCCATACTGTTCGTTCACAGGCCCCTCCTAGGCCGGGGGTGAATGCTCACTTACGCTGA